A single region of the Serinus canaria isolate serCan28SL12 chromosome 1, serCan2020, whole genome shotgun sequence genome encodes:
- the SEPTIN10 gene encoding LOW QUALITY PROTEIN: septin-10 (The sequence of the model RefSeq protein was modified relative to this genomic sequence to represent the inferred CDS: inserted 1 base in 1 codon; deleted 1 base in 1 codon) — MPGNHCRGGGTAPPSDREAPANSARPGGGAAAHPLPALLPAAWLSRSAVVLAASFSLYSPPSFSVSXGGAMAASDADEPLENVGCRTLSLSAHVGFDSLPDQLIRKSIKHGFCFNILCIGETGIGKSALVSSLFNTDFEDSPSTHFLSSVRLRAQTFELLESNVLLKLTVVKTVGFGDQMNKADTYQPIVDYVDAQFEAYLEEELKVIRSLFSYHDTRIHVCLYFISPTGRSLKTIDLLTMRSLDSKVNIIPVIGKADSISKNELQDYKKKIMSELASNGIRIYQFPTDDETVSEINTITNGYLPFAVVGSMEKVKIGNKMVRARQYPWGIVKVENENHCDTIKLRRMLCTNMEDLKEKTRAYYESYRRCRLETLGCRDIGPENKSVSLQEVIEAKRLEFCLEVERKEEEIKQRFVQRVKEKATMLEEAEQQVLTKCEHLTLMRQEEELKLGEKKKLLEDDKAHFVEKKAVTKSIQSQVSSVSSPVSLKTQGLRKKQDFQLEVQCFHIRDEGAMTVGEQSERESEKEELEREIHPGNFRSSI, encoded by the exons ATGCCCGGCAATCACTGCCGCGGAGGCGGCACCGCGCCGCCCTCCGACCGGGAGGCGCCCGCCAACAGCGCCCGCCCCGGCGGCGGAGCCGCGGCC CATCCCCTCCCCGCGCTCCTCCCCGCCGCGTGGCTCTCCCGTTCGGCGGTAGTTTTGGCCGCGTCCTTTTCTCTCTactctcctccctccttctctgtct ctggcGGGGCTATGGCCGCTTCCGATGCCGACGAGCCCCTG gaaaatgTTGGCTGTCGAACTTTGTCCTTGTCTGCACATGTTGGGTTTGACAGCTTACCTGACCAACTGATTAGGAAATCCATCAAGCATGGCTTCTGCTTCAACATTCTTTGCATTG GGGAAACTGGAATTGGGAAATCAGCCTTGGTGAGCAGTTTGTTTAACACCGATTTTGAGGACTCTCCATCAACACATTTTCTGTCAAGTGTGCGACTTAGAGCCCAGACTTTTGAACTCCTGGAAAGTAATGTTCTTTTGAAGCTGACAGTTGTAAAAACAGTGGGGTTTGGTGACCAGATGAACAAAGCAGATAC CTATCAGCCAATAGTGGATTATGTAGATGCACAATTTGAAGCCTATCTCGAGGAAGAACTGAAAGTTATACGTTCTTTATTTAGCTACCATGATACTCGCATCCATGTCTGCCTCTATTTCATTTCACCTACAGGCCGTTCTCTAAAAACTATAGATTTGTTAACTATGAGAAGCCTAGACAGTAAG GTGAATATTATACCAGTTATAGGCAAAGCAGACAGCATTTCTAAAAATGAGCTGCAAGActacaagaagaaaataatgagtGAATTAGCTAGCAATGGCATCCGAATATACCAGTTTCCTACTGATGATGAAACCGTTTCTGAGATTAATACCATCACAAAT GGTTATTTGCCATTTGCCGTGGTAGGAAGTATGGAGAAGGTGAAAATTGGAAACAAAATGGTGAGAGCTCGTCAATACCCTTGGGGCATtgtaaaag TGGAAAATGAGAACCACTGTGACACAATAAAGCTCCGCAGGATGCTTTGCACAAATATGGAAGACTTAAAGGAGAAGACTCGTGCGTATTATGAGTCGTACAGGCGCTGCAGGCTGGAAACATTGGGTTGCAGAGACATTGGTCCTGAGAACAAATCAGTCAG TCTACAGGAAGTCATTGAGGCAAAGAGGCTGGAGTTCTGCCTtgaagtggaaagaaaagaagaggagaTTAAGCAACGATTTGTGCAGAGAGTGAAGGAGAAAGCAACAATGTTGGAAGAGGCAGAGCAACAG GTACTGACTAAATGTGAACATCTTACGCTAATGCGTCAAGAAGAGGAGCTGAAActaggggaaaagaaaaaacttctaGAAGATGATAAAGCTCACTTTGTTGAGAAGAAAGCTGTCACTAAATCGATTCAGTCACAAGTGTCTTCTGTCTCTAGCCCTGTTAGTTTGAAGACACAAGGACTGCGAAAA AAACAAGATTTTCAGCTTGAAGTCCAATGCTTTCATATCAGAGATGAAGGAGCTATGACTGTTGGAGAGCAGAGCGAGAGGGAGAGTGAGAAGGAGGAGTTAGAGAGAGAAATTCACCCAGGGAATTTCAGGAGTAGTATTTGA
- the SOWAHC gene encoding ankyrin repeat domain-containing protein SOWAHC, whose translation MAEPAELQQESVVRFLAARGGRARNAELLEHFRDWLNPAEPSRRAAARHRFKEVVNAVATVRQEPGTGVKYVHLRRRYCAPEPPAAAPLTPGQQEPAAENSVNLPSPPPSPRAGAKETPPATGEDAGSRPQPPGQRGEPPRPSPAVAGSQRRGSRRGPPPGRGEGGGGEETAIATGPGRPLATEEAGAAEGAPGAAAQGGGRRSLREAARGSSPQLKRGALPGGGRGRDSDSASVASSSAEEEGSTTGSVALDPLEHAWMLSASDGRWESLEGLLSCEPALLCKRDFITGFTVLHWAAKHGRQELLATLVNFAQRHGLPVDINARTSGGHTALHIAAMHGHAEVVKLLVGAYDADVDIRDYSGRKAAQYLQHGTSGDMRNLVGALEEEEEEEEGNAGNGSGRWRLSKVLPSNLMNYRLSHHHHGAGEEAEGTDGATVPGRGKEMTRKASGSGRMKPRLNKIRFRTQIIHNTPSFRGDAEEEEHEEKSLKSSFKLRPKSNVFG comes from the coding sequence ATGGCGGAGCCGGcggagctgcagcaggagtcaGTGGTGCGGTTCctggcggcgcggggcgggcgggcgcgcAACGCGGAGCTGCTGGAGCATTTCCGGGACTGGCTGAACCCCGCGGAGCCctcccgccgcgccgccgcccggcATCGCTTCAAGGAGGTGGTCAACGCAGTGGCCACCGTGCGCCAGGAGCCCGGCACCGGCGTCAAGTACGTGCACCTCCGCCGCCGGTACTGcgcccccgagccccccgcTGCCGCCCCCCTGACCCCCGGGCAGCAGGAGCCGGCGGCGGAGAACAGCGTGAATCTCCCGAGCCCGCCGCCCTCCCCACGGGCAGGCGCTAAGGAGACACCGCCGGCAACAGGCGAGGATGCCGGCAgccgcccgcagcccccggggcAGCGGGGCGAGCCGCCCCGGCCGAGCCCGGCGGTGGCTGGAAGCCAGCGGAGGGGCTCCCGGCGGGGGCCACCGCCCGGGCGCGGCgaaggcggcggcggcgaggaGACCGCGATAGCGACGGGCCCGGGGCGGCCCCTGGCGACGGAGGAGGCGGGGGCGGCGGAGGGAGcgcccggggcggcggcgcaGGGCGGCGGCCGGCGGAGCCTGCGGGAGGCGGCGCGGGGCAGCTCCCCCCAGCTGAAGCGCGGCGCCCTCCCCGGCGGGGGCCGCGGCCGCGACTCGGACAGCGCCTCGGTGGCCTCGTCCTCCGCCGAGGAAGAGGGGAGCACCACCGGCTCCGTGGCATTGGACCCCCTGGAACACGCTTGGATGCTGTCGGCCTCGGACGGGCGGTGGGAGAGTCTGgaggggctgctgagctgcGAGCCGGCGCTGCTCTGCAAGCGGGACTTTATCACCGGCTTCACAGTGCTGCACTGGGCCGCCAAGCACGGgcggcaggagctgctggccacGCTGGTCAACTTCGCCCAACGGCACGGGCTGCCTGTGGACATCAACGCCCGCACGAGCGGCGGGCACACGGCGCTGCACATCGCCGCCATGCACGGCCACGCCGAGGTCGTGAAGCTGCTGGTGGGAGCCTACGACGCCGACGTGGACATCCGCGACTACAGCGGGCGCAAGGCTGCGCAGTACCTGCAACACGGCACCTCGGGGGACATGCGGAACCTCGTGGGggccctggaggaggaggaggaggaggaggaagggaatgCTGGCAATGGGAGCGGGCGCTGGAGGCTCTCCAAAGTGTTGCCATCTAATCTCATGAACTACCGGCTCTCCCATCACCATCACGGCGCTGGGGAGGAAGCTGAAGGTACGGATGGGGCAACGGTGCCGGGCAGAGGCAAGGAGATGACCAGGAAGGCCTCTGGCAGCGGACGGATGAAGCCTCGGCTTAATAAGATCCGCTTCAGGACTCAGATCATCCACAACACGCCCTCCTTTCGTGGTGACGCTGAGGAGGAAGAGCATGAGGAGAAATCCCTGAAATCGTCATTCAAGCTCAGGCCAAAGTCCAATGTGTTTGGATAa